The Leptospira noumeaensis genome has a segment encoding these proteins:
- a CDS encoding glucan biosynthesis protein has product KIKRLGFAPITSMYLYGESDNPILGNIHPEVHDSDGLLIQNKSGDWEWRPLINPKKTQLTRIQLDSPQGYGLIQRDRKFKSYQDEKLKYHLRPSVWVEPKGDWGKGNLYLLEFTTNLDSDDNVTTFWEPAIPPNLNEGYEFSYTLHYTERSPKHHTLGKASAFYRGIDPVFPKEKMFTIYFTGDYLKSLDRKTVLNAVIQNDQISSDEIRYKIEKISELDQWRLQIWYPSSDEESNWTVFLENENQRITETWIYRDGLSK; this is encoded by the coding sequence AAAAAATCAAACGCCTTGGTTTTGCACCCATCACTTCCATGTATTTATACGGAGAATCAGACAATCCAATTTTGGGAAATATCCATCCAGAAGTACACGACTCCGATGGTTTACTGATTCAAAACAAATCAGGTGACTGGGAATGGAGACCTCTCATCAATCCAAAAAAAACTCAGCTAACAAGAATTCAACTAGACTCGCCGCAAGGTTATGGACTAATCCAAAGAGATCGTAAATTCAAAAGTTACCAAGACGAAAAACTCAAATATCACTTGAGACCCAGTGTATGGGTCGAACCAAAAGGTGACTGGGGGAAGGGAAATTTATACCTTTTAGAATTCACAACCAATTTAGATTCTGATGACAATGTCACTACGTTTTGGGAACCAGCCATCCCTCCCAATTTGAATGAAGGTTATGAGTTTTCATACACTCTCCATTATACAGAAAGATCACCCAAACACCACACTCTGGGAAAAGCATCCGCATTTTATAGGGGTATTGATCCAGTTTTTCCAAAGGAAAAAATGTTTACCATTTATTTCACTGGTGACTACTTAAAATCATTAGATAGAAAAACTGTTTTAAATGCAGTGATTCAAAATGATCAAATCTCCTCTGACGAAATCCGATATAAAATTGAAAAAATATCAGAACTCGACCAGTGGCGATTACAAATCTGGTATCCTAGTTCTGATGAAGAATCAAATTGGACTGTTTTCTTAGAAAATGAAAACCAACGAATAACTGAAACTTGGATTTATCGCGATGGACTATCCAAATAA